In Luteolibacter sp. Y139, the following proteins share a genomic window:
- a CDS encoding LamG-like jellyroll fold domain-containing protein → MFDEARLERLISAHFDRELTVEEKCELEAMLLSSSKARQLFLDHAEWHGLLREQAMQAGGVTLLDQVSRAEKKVLPFARRAWIAAGLAACVALGWWLRPSDKPPGTEGLAGNEVMHNEVALLDRAIDVEWDGPSFETGSALPKGPIKIRKGTLQLDFYSGARVVLEGPASLELLSPDLARLDSGKLTARVPPPAEGFTVMNANLRVVDRGTEFGMSVTGTNDCEVHVFKGEVELQGDVPEATTRELFEGHAVSIRQGKSEAMTANRDSFIDSTRLLEAATRENDANWENWKTASQAFRETPGLRIHFDFEDLDPSAMLLRNRAAGADEDSNGTIIGCEVLSGRWDRKGALGFAKTSDRVRFRSEGTAPAITLMAWVRVDSLPLEHNSLLSMAPDKVGEVHWKLDQTGRLLLGLRASTEYAYSSWERLESPPVVGPKDFGRWLHLATVIDSRTGTMSHFVNGSLVATGKMSRRVPVQLGLANLGNFDASSPASPTNGLVRAFNGRIDEFALLTRALTAEEITSMFEKGFID, encoded by the coding sequence ATGTTCGACGAAGCACGACTCGAGCGCCTAATCTCCGCCCACTTCGACCGCGAATTGACGGTGGAGGAAAAGTGCGAACTGGAGGCCATGCTGCTTTCATCGTCAAAAGCGCGCCAACTCTTCCTCGATCACGCCGAGTGGCACGGCCTGCTCCGCGAACAAGCGATGCAAGCCGGTGGGGTCACGCTGTTAGATCAGGTCTCTCGCGCCGAAAAGAAAGTGCTACCCTTCGCCCGCCGCGCATGGATCGCCGCAGGCCTCGCCGCCTGTGTGGCACTCGGCTGGTGGCTTCGCCCTTCGGACAAGCCACCCGGCACCGAAGGCCTCGCCGGGAATGAAGTGATGCACAATGAAGTCGCTCTGCTCGACCGCGCCATTGACGTCGAGTGGGACGGACCTTCCTTTGAAACAGGTTCCGCCTTGCCGAAAGGCCCTATCAAGATCCGCAAGGGCACGCTTCAACTTGATTTCTACAGCGGTGCCCGCGTCGTGCTGGAAGGCCCGGCCTCGCTTGAATTGCTTTCGCCTGACCTAGCCCGCCTCGACAGCGGCAAGCTGACCGCGCGGGTCCCGCCACCCGCTGAAGGCTTCACGGTAATGAACGCCAACCTCCGTGTCGTCGACCGCGGCACCGAGTTCGGCATGAGCGTGACCGGCACGAACGATTGCGAGGTCCACGTCTTCAAGGGCGAGGTGGAACTTCAAGGCGACGTCCCCGAAGCCACCACGCGCGAGCTTTTCGAAGGCCACGCGGTTTCAATCCGCCAGGGCAAGTCGGAAGCCATGACCGCCAACCGTGACTCATTCATCGACTCAACTCGCCTGCTGGAAGCTGCCACTCGCGAGAACGACGCGAATTGGGAGAATTGGAAGACCGCCTCACAGGCGTTCCGCGAAACACCCGGCCTGCGCATCCACTTCGACTTCGAAGACCTCGACCCATCCGCCATGCTCCTTCGCAACCGCGCCGCGGGAGCCGATGAGGATTCAAATGGCACCATCATCGGCTGCGAAGTGCTTTCCGGCCGTTGGGATAGGAAAGGCGCCCTCGGCTTCGCAAAGACCTCCGACCGCGTCCGCTTCCGCAGCGAAGGCACCGCCCCCGCCATCACGCTCATGGCCTGGGTCCGCGTCGATAGCCTGCCGCTCGAACACAATTCCCTGCTCTCCATGGCTCCCGACAAAGTCGGCGAGGTCCACTGGAAGCTCGATCAAACCGGCCGCCTACTGCTCGGCCTGCGTGCCTCCACCGAATACGCCTACAGCTCGTGGGAGCGCCTCGAGAGCCCACCGGTGGTCGGACCAAAGGACTTCGGCCGCTGGCTGCATCTCGCCACCGTCATCGATAGCAGAACGGGAACCATGAGTCATTTCGTAAACGGCAGCCTCGTCGCCACCGGCAAGATGAGTCGCCGCGTCCCCGTCCAACTCGGCCTCGCCAATCTCGGCAACTTCGACGCCTCCAGCCCCGCCTCTCCCACCAACGGACTGGTCCGTGCCTTCAACGGCCGCATCGACGAATTCGCCCTGCTAACCCGCGCACTGACAGCAGAGGAAATCACGTCGATGTTCGAAAAGGGCTTCATCGACTGA